A window of Longispora fulva contains these coding sequences:
- a CDS encoding ABC transporter permease, translating to MLRYFIKRSLIAVITLAVISVTTFLLFFAGSANPAASMCGGKACDQAKIERITKSLGLDRPLYVQYSEYMGGIFTGRTIGEGADAIECPAPCFGVSFRSNEPVSTILARGVPISASIAIGGALISVLMGVGLGVASALKRGGWLDKFSISFALTGASLQIFFLGLLLQMVLVYQMGWLPRPKYVSPAEDFGGWLMGMSLPWITLGFLSAATYARFSRAEMLEILSEDFVRTARAKGLTPRAVNIKHALRASLSSIITIFGLQLGGLLGGAAITETTFDMAGIGKLSVKAVNDDNLPIVMATVLLAAVFVVLFNVIVDMMYAVIDPRVKLA from the coding sequence ATGCTGCGGTATTTCATCAAGCGTTCTCTGATCGCGGTGATCACCCTCGCGGTCATCTCCGTGACGACGTTCCTGTTGTTCTTCGCCGGTTCCGCGAACCCGGCCGCCTCGATGTGTGGCGGCAAGGCTTGTGACCAGGCCAAGATCGAGCGGATCACGAAGTCGCTCGGCCTCGACCGCCCGCTCTATGTCCAGTACTCCGAGTACATGGGCGGCATCTTCACCGGTCGGACGATCGGTGAGGGCGCAGACGCCATCGAGTGCCCCGCGCCGTGCTTCGGCGTGTCGTTCCGCAGCAACGAGCCGGTCTCGACGATTCTGGCCCGAGGCGTGCCCATCTCGGCCAGCATCGCCATCGGCGGCGCCCTGATCTCCGTCCTGATGGGCGTCGGACTCGGCGTGGCCTCCGCGCTCAAGCGTGGCGGGTGGCTCGACAAGTTCTCCATCAGCTTCGCGCTCACCGGCGCGTCGCTCCAGATCTTCTTCCTCGGCCTGCTCCTCCAGATGGTCCTCGTGTACCAGATGGGCTGGCTGCCACGGCCCAAGTACGTGAGCCCCGCGGAGGACTTCGGCGGCTGGTTGATGGGCATGTCACTGCCGTGGATCACCCTCGGCTTCCTGAGCGCCGCGACCTACGCCCGGTTCTCCCGCGCCGAGATGCTCGAGATCCTCTCCGAGGACTTCGTCCGCACCGCCCGGGCCAAGGGCCTGACCCCGCGCGCCGTCAACATCAAGCACGCGCTGCGCGCCTCGCTCAGCTCGATCATCACGATCTTCGGCCTCCAGCTCGGTGGCCTCCTCGGTGGCGCCGCGATCACGGAGACCACGTTCGACATGGCCGGGATCGGGAAGCTGTCGGTCAAGGCCGTCAATGACGACAACCTGCCCATCGTCATGGCGACGGTGCTGCTCGCTGCCGTGTTCGTGGTGCTGTTCAACGTGATCGTCGACATGATGTACGCGGTCATCGACCCCCGCGTCAAGCTGGCCTGA
- a CDS encoding ABC transporter ATP-binding protein, translated as MADQNPYLQVKDLRVQFKTEDGIVKAVDGVSFSVERGKTLGIVGESGSGKSVTSLSIMGLHNRKRTAMTGEVLVEGRNILNLEEEKLRELRGKQISMIFQDPLSALHPFYTIGHQIVEAYQVHHKVNKRDAKKRAIEMLDRVGIPQPAKRADQYPHEFSGGMRQRAMIAMSLVNDPNLIIADEPTTALDVTVQAQILDLLLDLQKEFNSAIIMITHDLGVISQIADDVLVMYGGRAVEKGTVEQVLRRPQHPYTWGLLSSVPSLTGDADDDLVPIKGNPPSLINLPSGCAFNPRCRYAMLGDGKPCDIEVPQLLQVQERGHLVACHLPEQERVETYQRDVAHTGVAK; from the coding sequence ATGGCTGACCAGAACCCGTACCTCCAGGTCAAGGACCTGCGCGTGCAGTTCAAGACCGAAGACGGCATCGTCAAGGCCGTCGACGGGGTGTCGTTCTCCGTCGAGCGCGGCAAGACGCTCGGCATCGTGGGCGAGTCCGGCTCGGGCAAGAGCGTGACGAGCCTGTCCATCATGGGCCTGCACAACCGCAAGCGCACCGCGATGACCGGTGAGGTCCTCGTGGAGGGGCGCAACATCCTGAACCTGGAGGAGGAGAAGCTCCGCGAACTGCGCGGCAAGCAGATCTCCATGATCTTCCAGGACCCGCTGTCCGCGCTGCACCCGTTCTACACGATCGGGCACCAGATCGTGGAGGCCTACCAGGTCCACCACAAGGTGAACAAGCGCGACGCGAAGAAGCGCGCCATCGAGATGCTCGACCGGGTGGGTATCCCGCAGCCGGCGAAGCGGGCGGACCAGTACCCGCACGAGTTCTCCGGCGGTATGCGCCAGCGGGCCATGATCGCGATGTCCCTGGTGAACGACCCGAACCTGATCATCGCCGACGAGCCGACCACCGCGCTCGACGTGACGGTCCAGGCCCAGATCCTCGATCTGCTGCTGGACCTGCAGAAGGAGTTCAACTCCGCGATCATCATGATCACCCACGACCTGGGCGTGATCAGCCAGATCGCCGACGACGTCCTCGTGATGTACGGCGGCCGCGCCGTCGAGAAGGGCACCGTGGAGCAGGTGCTCCGCCGCCCGCAGCACCCGTACACCTGGGGTCTGCTCTCCAGCGTGCCGTCCCTGACCGGTGACGCCGACGACGACCTCGTCCCGATCAAGGGCAACCCGCCGTCGCTGATCAACCTGCCGTCGGGCTGCGCGTTCAACCCGCGCTGCCGGTACGCGATGCTGGGCGACGGCAAGCCCTGTGACATCGAGGTTCCGCAGCTCCTCCAGGTGCAGGAGCGCGGTCACCTCGTGGCCTGCCACCTGCCGGAGCAGGAGCGGGTCGAGACCTACCAGCGCGACGTGGCACACACGGGAGTGGCGAAGTGA
- a CDS encoding AfsR/SARP family transcriptional regulator, with translation MEFQVLGSVGVRIEGESLELGKRRMERCLFGLFLLNIGAPVTIDRLTFLLWGEHPPEQSRSTLQVLVSRLRAWLTAHRADEYGVRLVTRAGGYVLEGDPERVDAHRFRRLCEEGRSASDPVDRLALLRKGLALWHGPPIADVGTEYVRQAVGQALEELYLDSTELRFDAQLELGQHVDLVGELSVLVAEYPFRERFAEQLMLSLYRAGRQKDALAVYDDTRRTLAEHVGLDPRPELADLHRRILRSDPALVDPGPPRQTGPAQLPQAVPDFTGRRAQIEFLDGLLDNPGAVVISTIGGVGGVGKTALAVHWAHQVRDRFPDGQLYLNLHGFSPAPVTRPIDALARFLRALGVPAEQIPLDVEEASSMYRSQIADKRMLILLDNAHSPEQVRSLLPGGAGNLALITSRSRLGGLVARDGARRLDLEVLDGAESLALFGRILGRGRLDAEREAAADLADACGHLPLALRIAAAHLADDPTRTIADYLAQLRAGDRLTALAVDGDELSSIRATFELSYAALDPATAWAFGLLGLVPGQDFTPEAVAALTGSDVPEARRYLSRLLAAHLVEVAGADRYTLHDLLRLYAREKADPAGAQSAMGSLMEWYLCGVDAAARKLYPHNLRLPVAPSDSFAFADHVEALAWLDGERGNLVAAVVGGAESGQREAAWRIADALRGYFWIRRHTVDWLAAAQAALAAAEAEGDAKGQATAHQSLGLAFASASRHEQAIAHSTRALALSEHEEWPEYQAAALGTLGTSANELGRLADAVGYYTQALGINRRIGRETGAAINLTNRGGLNTKLGQLDDALADLLEAMPLAQAAGARFMEAAILGNLGELYHARGELDLAVECHTKCLALAREVGSEESQAEALRGLAEVHRDAGRLDQAWTDANAALELARKVGEYRAEAQSMVALGTILHRRGQFHEALARHEQARTLSRQHNIRHGEIDALTGVAETLLSLGRPDPAPAEEAVRLAREANFPLREARASAVLAAIRANGAPAPILFA, from the coding sequence ATGGAGTTCCAGGTACTGGGTTCTGTCGGCGTCCGCATCGAGGGTGAATCCCTTGAACTGGGTAAACGCCGGATGGAGCGCTGCCTGTTCGGCCTGTTTCTCCTCAATATCGGCGCGCCGGTCACGATCGACCGGCTGACCTTCCTGCTCTGGGGTGAACACCCTCCGGAGCAGTCGCGGAGCACCCTGCAGGTACTGGTGTCCCGCCTGCGGGCCTGGCTGACGGCCCACCGGGCTGACGAGTACGGCGTGCGCCTGGTCACCCGGGCCGGCGGGTACGTCCTCGAGGGCGACCCGGAGCGGGTGGACGCGCACCGGTTCCGGCGGCTGTGCGAGGAGGGCCGGTCGGCGTCGGACCCGGTCGACCGGCTGGCGCTGCTCCGCAAGGGTCTCGCCCTGTGGCACGGGCCACCGATCGCGGATGTCGGCACCGAGTATGTGCGCCAGGCCGTCGGGCAGGCGTTGGAGGAGCTCTACCTGGACTCGACCGAGCTGCGATTCGACGCCCAGCTCGAGCTCGGACAGCACGTGGATCTGGTCGGTGAGCTCAGCGTGCTCGTCGCCGAGTACCCGTTCCGGGAGCGGTTCGCCGAACAGTTGATGCTCAGCCTGTACCGGGCCGGCCGGCAGAAGGACGCGTTGGCGGTATACGACGACACCCGCCGCACGCTGGCCGAACACGTCGGCCTGGATCCCCGGCCGGAACTGGCGGACCTGCACCGCAGAATCCTGCGGTCCGACCCGGCCCTGGTCGACCCCGGGCCGCCGAGGCAGACCGGCCCGGCGCAGCTGCCACAGGCCGTGCCCGACTTCACGGGGCGGCGCGCGCAGATCGAGTTCCTCGACGGGTTGCTGGACAACCCCGGTGCCGTGGTGATCAGTACCATCGGCGGGGTCGGCGGGGTCGGAAAGACGGCGCTCGCCGTGCACTGGGCGCACCAGGTGCGCGACCGGTTCCCCGACGGGCAGCTCTACCTCAATCTGCACGGCTTCTCCCCTGCGCCCGTGACCCGCCCGATCGACGCTCTCGCCCGGTTCCTGCGCGCGTTGGGAGTTCCAGCCGAGCAGATTCCGCTGGACGTCGAGGAGGCCAGCAGCATGTACCGGAGCCAGATCGCCGACAAGCGGATGCTGATCCTGCTGGACAACGCGCACAGCCCGGAGCAGGTCCGGTCGCTGCTGCCGGGCGGAGCGGGAAACCTGGCGCTCATCACCAGCCGCAGTCGGCTCGGCGGGCTCGTCGCCAGGGACGGCGCCCGGCGGTTGGACCTCGAGGTGCTCGACGGCGCGGAGTCCCTCGCGCTGTTCGGCCGGATCCTGGGCCGGGGCCGGCTCGACGCCGAACGGGAGGCCGCGGCCGACCTGGCGGACGCCTGTGGGCACCTGCCGCTCGCACTGCGCATCGCTGCGGCGCACCTGGCCGACGACCCGACCCGCACGATCGCCGACTACCTGGCCCAGTTGCGGGCCGGCGACCGGCTCACCGCGCTCGCCGTCGACGGTGACGAGCTGAGCTCGATCCGGGCGACGTTCGAGCTGTCCTACGCGGCGTTGGACCCCGCGACGGCGTGGGCGTTCGGGTTGCTCGGCCTGGTGCCGGGGCAGGACTTCACTCCGGAGGCTGTCGCCGCGCTGACCGGGTCGGACGTGCCGGAAGCCCGGCGGTACCTCAGCCGGCTGCTCGCCGCGCACCTGGTCGAGGTCGCGGGGGCGGACCGGTACACGTTGCACGACCTGCTCAGGCTGTACGCGCGGGAGAAGGCCGATCCAGCCGGGGCCCAGTCGGCAATGGGCAGCCTGATGGAGTGGTACCTGTGCGGGGTCGACGCCGCCGCCCGCAAGCTGTACCCGCACAACCTGCGGCTGCCGGTGGCGCCGTCCGACAGCTTCGCCTTCGCCGACCACGTCGAAGCACTGGCCTGGCTGGACGGCGAACGCGGGAACCTCGTGGCCGCCGTCGTCGGGGGAGCGGAGTCGGGACAGCGGGAGGCCGCCTGGCGGATCGCCGACGCGCTCCGCGGGTACTTCTGGATCCGGCGGCACACCGTCGACTGGCTGGCAGCGGCCCAGGCGGCGCTCGCCGCGGCGGAGGCCGAGGGGGACGCGAAGGGGCAGGCGACCGCGCACCAGAGTCTCGGTCTGGCCTTCGCCAGCGCCAGCAGGCACGAGCAGGCGATCGCGCACAGCACCAGGGCGCTGGCCCTGAGCGAGCACGAGGAGTGGCCCGAGTACCAGGCTGCCGCGTTGGGCACGCTGGGGACCAGCGCCAACGAGCTCGGCCGGCTCGCCGACGCCGTCGGGTACTACACCCAGGCGCTGGGCATCAACCGCAGGATCGGCCGGGAGACCGGCGCGGCGATCAACCTCACCAACCGCGGCGGCCTCAACACGAAACTGGGGCAACTCGACGACGCCCTCGCCGATCTCCTGGAGGCGATGCCCCTGGCGCAGGCGGCCGGGGCGCGCTTCATGGAGGCCGCCATCCTCGGCAACCTCGGGGAGCTGTACCACGCCCGCGGCGAACTGGATCTGGCCGTCGAGTGCCACACGAAGTGCCTGGCGCTGGCCCGGGAGGTCGGCAGCGAGGAGTCGCAGGCCGAAGCGCTCCGCGGTCTCGCGGAGGTCCACCGCGACGCCGGGCGGCTCGACCAGGCGTGGACGGACGCCAACGCGGCACTGGAACTGGCCCGCAAGGTCGGCGAGTACCGGGCTGAGGCGCAGTCGATGGTCGCACTGGGCACGATCCTGCACCGCCGTGGCCAGTTCCACGAGGCGCTGGCCCGCCACGAGCAGGCCCGCACGCTGTCGCGGCAGCACAACATCCGGCACGGCGAGATCGACGCCCTGACCGGGGTGGCCGAAACGCTCCTCAGCCTGGGGCGACCCGATCCCGCGCCGGCGGAGGAGGCCGTCCGGTTGGCGAGGGAGGCGAACTTCCCGCTGCGCGAGGCCAGGGCCAGCGCGGTGCTCGCCGCCATCCGCGCCAACGGGGCCCCGGCTCCTATCCTGTTCGCATGA
- a CDS encoding ABC transporter ATP-binding protein, which yields MTTIENGAPAPVVPASSVEPLLKVENLTKHFPVRGGFFGSKQVVKAVDGVSFHVNAGETLGLVGESGCGKTTTGRMLVRLLESTSGKITFEGRDITRVGNQGMRALRQDMQIIFQDPYSSLNPRHTVGKIIAMPLEVNGINPPGGVKKRVQELLEIVGLNPEHFNRYPHEFSGGQRQRIGIARSLALRPKIIIADEPVSALDVSIQAQVINLLRDLQREFNLAFVFIAHDLAVVRHFCQRIGVMYLGKMVEIGEREDIYKNPSHPYTKALLSAVPDVSRLGASQGRILLKGDVPTPLNPPSGCRFRTRCWKAQDICATEEPQLLQVGGPAQAAACHFPEVERA from the coding sequence GTGACAACCATCGAGAACGGCGCCCCGGCGCCCGTCGTCCCGGCCTCCTCGGTGGAGCCGCTGCTCAAGGTCGAGAACCTGACCAAGCACTTCCCGGTGCGCGGTGGCTTCTTCGGCTCCAAGCAGGTCGTCAAGGCCGTCGACGGGGTCAGCTTCCACGTCAACGCCGGTGAGACCCTGGGCCTCGTGGGTGAGTCCGGTTGTGGCAAGACCACGACCGGCCGGATGCTCGTCCGGCTGCTGGAGTCGACCTCGGGCAAGATCACCTTCGAGGGTCGCGACATCACCCGGGTCGGTAACCAGGGCATGCGTGCCCTGCGCCAGGACATGCAGATCATCTTCCAGGACCCGTACTCGTCGCTGAACCCGCGGCACACGGTCGGCAAGATCATCGCGATGCCGCTCGAGGTCAACGGAATCAACCCGCCCGGTGGCGTGAAGAAGCGGGTCCAGGAGCTGCTGGAGATCGTCGGTCTGAACCCGGAGCACTTCAACCGGTACCCGCACGAGTTCTCCGGCGGTCAGCGCCAGCGGATCGGCATCGCCCGGTCGCTGGCCCTCCGGCCGAAGATCATCATCGCCGACGAGCCGGTCTCCGCCCTCGACGTGTCGATCCAGGCCCAGGTCATCAACCTGCTCCGGGACCTGCAGCGCGAGTTCAACCTGGCGTTCGTGTTCATCGCGCACGACCTGGCCGTGGTCCGGCACTTCTGCCAGCGGATCGGCGTCATGTACCTCGGCAAGATGGTCGAGATCGGCGAGCGCGAGGACATCTACAAGAACCCGTCGCACCCGTACACCAAGGCGCTGCTCTCCGCGGTGCCCGACGTGTCCCGGCTCGGCGCGTCGCAGGGCCGCATCCTGCTCAAGGGTGACGTCCCGACGCCGCTGAACCCGCCGTCCGGCTGCCGGTTCCGCACCCGGTGCTGGAAGGCGCAGGACATCTGCGCGACCGAGGAGCCGCAGCTGCTCCAGGTCGGCGGCCCGGCCCAGGCCGCGGCGTGCCACTTCCCGGAGGTCGAGCGCGCGTAG
- a CDS encoding ABC transporter permease — protein sequence MSDTTSTGTGQAPESGATLVADKPAEKKAAIIGRSPGQLAWLRLRRDRVGVFSLGIVLVFFVVSMLAPLVELIYGYGPTTNNSHLLNEDSLPLGYLGGITFSSDNASNHMHILGVQPGTGRDMFMQLVYGARTSLLISLSATVISLVIGVVIGIVAAYVGGWIDSFLNWFTDYMLAFPFLIFAFAAIPIVNTWLADEKGEVSETSRIWTIIVIFSVFGWMGTARLVRGQVLSLREREYVEAARAAGAGVNHILFRQLLPNLWAPILVTFSLSVPATVTGEAALSFLGIGVVEPTPDWGRMINDSVAWYREQPMYMLIPGISIFILVLAFNLFGDALRDALDPKSTK from the coding sequence ATGAGCGATACGACGTCGACCGGCACGGGGCAGGCCCCCGAGTCCGGCGCGACCCTGGTGGCGGACAAGCCCGCGGAGAAGAAGGCCGCGATCATCGGCCGTTCCCCGGGCCAGTTGGCCTGGCTGCGACTCAGGCGCGACAGGGTCGGTGTCTTCTCGCTGGGCATCGTCCTGGTGTTCTTCGTCGTGTCGATGCTGGCCCCGCTCGTGGAGCTGATCTACGGGTACGGCCCGACGACGAACAACTCCCACCTGCTCAACGAGGACAGCCTCCCGCTGGGCTACCTCGGCGGCATCACGTTCAGCTCGGACAATGCGTCGAACCACATGCACATCCTCGGTGTGCAGCCGGGCACCGGCCGGGACATGTTCATGCAGCTGGTCTACGGCGCGCGCACCTCGCTGCTCATCTCGCTGTCGGCGACCGTGATCTCCCTGGTCATCGGCGTCGTGATCGGCATCGTCGCCGCGTACGTCGGCGGCTGGATCGACTCCTTCCTGAACTGGTTCACCGACTACATGCTGGCGTTCCCGTTCCTGATCTTCGCCTTCGCCGCCATCCCGATCGTCAACACCTGGCTGGCGGACGAGAAGGGCGAGGTCTCCGAGACCAGCCGGATCTGGACGATCATCGTGATCTTCTCGGTGTTCGGCTGGATGGGCACCGCGCGACTCGTCCGGGGCCAGGTCCTCTCGCTCCGCGAGCGTGAGTACGTCGAGGCGGCCCGCGCGGCCGGTGCCGGCGTCAACCACATCCTGTTCCGCCAGCTCCTCCCGAACCTGTGGGCCCCGATCCTGGTGACGTTCTCCCTGTCGGTGCCCGCGACCGTGACCGGTGAGGCGGCGCTCTCCTTCCTGGGCATCGGCGTAGTGGAGCCGACCCCGGACTGGGGCCGCATGATCAACGACAGCGTCGCCTGGTACCGCGAGCAGCCGATGTACATGCTCATCCCGGGTATTTCGATCTTCATCCTGGTGCTCGCCTTCAACTTGTTCGGCGACGCACTCCGCGACGCGCTCGACCCCAAGTCGACGAAGTAG
- a CDS encoding ABC transporter substrate-binding protein gives MRHRVRVLTISALAIGLAAAGCSKTGNGKGEEAAKDQKQSISIDYKGTTPVPAPEVKDARKGGQVLWLADGNFEHLDPGQEYVGDALSFSTNLFHRTLTGYIEPTEEGGTLKVVGDLAVNAGETTDGGKTWKYTLRDGLKYEDGSPIKSADIKHGVARAMGKYGEQGPQYIQNALDPDRKYKGPDEKGDGDVPGITTPDDKTIIFTMKDPHPEFPELAVFPTTTPVPAAKDTKDKYETEWISSGPYKRKEYKIDNYLILERNPNWDPKTDPIRHQYVDTIKADFTPNRATQTQRLIASQGEDATATMTSNVAQENIATVAADPELTKRVLSGRTPYDNYININTTKVTDVDVRKALIYLYDKDAAIKNAGGSKVAIASTTITAPNVPGYKDYDVYKAGPNGDVAKAKALLAGKTVPKLSYCFANTANGQKAAAIVKTSLERENLIQIALNPIDRKDYYTTIGKKGTTCDLMASGWGADYPDNQSTLGVLMDGSQIKDNGNQNYSYFDNAEVNKKLKELALEPDRAKAAKAYGDLDQEIMEKYAPLIPTVYTRAYTLVGSKLGGAFLSPNYAQVNLTNVYVKA, from the coding sequence GTGCGACACCGCGTACGGGTGCTGACCATCAGCGCCCTCGCCATCGGCCTCGCCGCCGCTGGTTGCAGCAAGACTGGAAATGGCAAGGGCGAGGAAGCCGCCAAGGACCAGAAGCAGTCGATCTCGATCGACTACAAGGGCACCACCCCGGTGCCCGCGCCGGAGGTCAAGGACGCCCGCAAGGGTGGCCAGGTCCTGTGGCTGGCGGACGGCAACTTCGAGCACCTCGACCCGGGTCAGGAATACGTCGGGGACGCGCTGAGCTTCAGCACGAACCTGTTCCACCGGACGCTCACCGGTTACATCGAGCCGACGGAGGAGGGCGGCACCCTCAAGGTCGTCGGTGACCTCGCGGTCAACGCCGGTGAGACCACCGACGGTGGTAAGACCTGGAAGTACACCCTGCGCGACGGCCTCAAGTACGAGGACGGCAGCCCGATCAAGTCCGCGGACATCAAGCACGGCGTCGCCCGCGCGATGGGCAAGTACGGCGAGCAGGGTCCGCAGTACATCCAGAACGCTCTGGACCCGGACCGCAAGTACAAGGGCCCGGACGAGAAGGGTGACGGCGACGTCCCGGGTATCACCACCCCGGACGACAAGACCATCATCTTCACGATGAAGGACCCGCACCCGGAGTTCCCGGAGCTGGCGGTCTTCCCGACCACCACCCCGGTCCCGGCCGCGAAGGACACGAAGGACAAGTACGAGACCGAGTGGATCTCCTCGGGCCCGTACAAGCGCAAGGAATACAAGATCGACAACTACCTCATCCTTGAGCGGAACCCGAACTGGGACCCGAAGACGGACCCGATCCGTCACCAGTACGTGGACACCATCAAGGCTGACTTCACCCCGAACCGCGCGACCCAGACCCAGCGTCTGATCGCGAGCCAGGGTGAGGACGCGACCGCGACCATGACCTCCAACGTCGCGCAGGAGAACATCGCCACCGTCGCCGCCGACCCGGAGCTGACCAAGCGGGTTCTGTCCGGTCGGACGCCGTACGACAACTACATCAACATCAACACCACCAAGGTGACCGACGTTGACGTTCGCAAGGCCCTGATCTACCTGTACGACAAGGACGCGGCGATCAAGAACGCCGGCGGTAGCAAGGTCGCCATCGCTTCGACGACGATCACCGCTCCGAACGTCCCGGGCTACAAGGACTACGACGTCTACAAGGCCGGCCCCAACGGTGACGTTGCCAAGGCCAAGGCGCTGCTCGCGGGCAAGACCGTGCCGAAGCTGTCCTACTGCTTCGCCAACACGGCGAACGGTCAGAAGGCCGCTGCGATCGTCAAGACCAGCCTCGAGCGTGAGAACCTGATCCAGATCGCGCTGAACCCGATCGACCGCAAGGACTACTACACCACCATTGGCAAGAAGGGCACGACCTGTGACCTGATGGCCTCTGGCTGGGGTGCCGACTACCCGGACAACCAGTCCACGCTGGGTGTCCTGATGGACGGCTCGCAGATCAAGGACAACGGCAACCAGAACTACTCCTACTTCGACAACGCCGAGGTCAACAAGAAGCTCAAGGAGCTCGCGCTTGAGCCCGACCGTGCCAAGGCCGCCAAGGCCTACGGTGACCTCGACCAGGAGATCATGGAGAAGTACGCGCCGCTGATCCCGACGGTCTACACCCGGGCTTACACCCTGGTGGGCTCGAAGCTGGGTGGGGCGTTCCTCAGCCCCAACTACGCCCAGGTCAACCTCACCAACGTCTACGTCAAGGCGTAG
- a CDS encoding TldD/PmbA family protein, translating to MALFDVATAAVEAALAAGARYADARVMSRRYESMSARNGEIEDLTQQADAGIGVRALVGSSWGFQAVPDLTEKAAREAGSAATAIAKASGLVAGPALDLVPTETRQDAWTGPCQVDPFAVPMSVKGDLLVSVTQTMRDHGADQAEALYQLWEQRSWFVSSAGHRIEQKIVKSGGGISATANGEFETQRRSYPCYRGQYGTAGWELVEQLDLPAHAARVAAEARELLTAPECPSTTTDLILGGEQLALQIHESVGHAIELDRILGWEAAFAGTSWLELDKLGSLRYGSELMNITIDPTIPGALGSFGYDDEGTPAVARDAVRDGIWVGVLAGRDSAAVAGLDYGGSVRSEGWSRLPMVRMTNVGLEPGPHTLAEIIAATDDGVMMETNRSWSIDDKRLNFQFGTEIGWEVKNGALGRMLRNPTYTGIGPLFWRSMDMLSSESVPWGTPNCGKGQPGQTGHTGHPAAPARFKGVRVGVRS from the coding sequence ATGGCACTATTCGACGTCGCCACCGCGGCAGTCGAGGCCGCTCTGGCCGCCGGCGCGCGGTACGCCGACGCGCGGGTCATGAGTCGGCGTTACGAATCCATGTCCGCACGGAACGGGGAGATCGAGGATCTGACCCAGCAGGCGGACGCCGGGATCGGCGTCCGCGCCCTCGTCGGCTCGTCCTGGGGCTTCCAGGCCGTGCCCGACCTGACCGAGAAGGCCGCGCGGGAGGCGGGGAGCGCCGCGACCGCCATCGCGAAGGCCAGCGGCCTGGTCGCCGGCCCGGCGCTCGACCTCGTCCCGACCGAGACCCGCCAGGACGCCTGGACCGGGCCGTGCCAGGTCGACCCGTTCGCCGTTCCGATGTCAGTGAAGGGTGACCTGCTCGTCTCGGTCACCCAGACGATGCGGGACCACGGGGCGGACCAGGCCGAGGCGCTCTACCAGCTCTGGGAGCAGCGGTCCTGGTTCGTGTCCAGCGCAGGGCACCGCATCGAGCAGAAGATCGTGAAGTCCGGGGGCGGGATCAGCGCGACGGCGAACGGGGAGTTCGAGACCCAGCGCCGGTCGTACCCGTGCTACCGGGGGCAGTACGGCACGGCCGGTTGGGAGCTGGTCGAACAGCTCGACCTGCCGGCGCACGCCGCGCGGGTCGCCGCCGAGGCGCGCGAGCTGCTCACGGCGCCGGAGTGCCCGTCGACCACCACGGACCTGATCCTGGGTGGCGAGCAGCTGGCCCTGCAGATCCACGAGTCCGTCGGGCACGCCATCGAGCTGGACCGGATCCTCGGCTGGGAGGCTGCGTTCGCCGGCACCTCGTGGCTGGAGCTCGACAAGCTCGGCAGCCTGCGGTACGGCTCGGAGCTGATGAACATCACGATCGACCCGACGATCCCCGGCGCGCTGGGTTCGTTCGGCTACGACGACGAGGGCACCCCCGCGGTCGCCCGCGACGCGGTGCGCGACGGGATCTGGGTCGGCGTGCTCGCCGGCCGGGACTCCGCCGCCGTCGCCGGGCTGGACTACGGCGGCAGCGTCCGGTCCGAGGGCTGGTCCCGGCTGCCCATGGTGCGGATGACCAACGTGGGGCTCGAACCCGGGCCGCACACACTGGCGGAGATCATCGCGGCCACGGACGACGGCGTGATGATGGAGACCAACCGGTCGTGGTCGATCGACGACAAGCGGCTCAACTTCCAGTTCGGCACGGAGATCGGCTGGGAGGTCAAGAACGGGGCGCTGGGCAGGATGCTGCGCAACCCCACGTACACGGGAATCGGTCCGCTGTTCTGGCGGTCGATGGACATGCTGTCCTCGGAGTCGGTGCCCTGGGGCACCCCGAACTGCGGCAAGGGGCAGCCGGGCCAGACCGGCCACACCGGGCACCCCGCCGCGCCGGCCCGCTTCAAGGGAGTACGAGTAGGAGTGCGCTCATGA
- a CDS encoding DUF1905 domain-containing protein gives MNLEFTGEMWFWRGPAPWHFVTVPAEECGELAATAASVTYGWGMIPVAVRIGDTEWTTSLWPKDGQYIVPVKAWVRKAEGIDVGDTVAVRLTVGG, from the coding sequence ATGAATCTGGAATTCACTGGCGAGATGTGGTTCTGGCGGGGGCCGGCGCCGTGGCACTTCGTCACGGTTCCGGCGGAGGAGTGCGGTGAGCTGGCCGCGACGGCCGCGTCGGTGACCTACGGCTGGGGCATGATCCCGGTCGCCGTCCGGATCGGGGACACCGAGTGGACGACGTCGCTGTGGCCGAAGGATGGGCAGTACATCGTGCCGGTGAAGGCGTGGGTGCGCAAGGCCGAGGGGATCGACGTGGGCGACACGGTGGCCGTCCGCCTGACGGTCGGGGGCTGA